AGAATCTACACTTGGTTCATCAAGAGAGCTAATTCTCAATACCACCTACCTTAATTACAAAGGTATCAATTCGCATTTAGATGGAGATGCAAGGGTTGGTTTCAGATTCGGATCTAGAGGTGGGTTTTCTCCATTTTCGCCCATGTATTGGATTTTGATTGAGGTTGAGTATTCGGAGGTGGGTTTCCTCTGTTTGGGAATATATTTGGATCTTGAAGGAGATGGGTTGTTTGAAACTGGGTTTTAATTTGGGAAATTTGAGGTTTGGAGCTGGGTTTTTCAATCTTAATGAGCTGGTATTCTCAATATATAATTGCAACTGCTAATTGCAGCTGGTCATAGTTCAACAGTCTAGCTATCGCCCAACAATCTAAGATAGCTTAAGCAATCAAAATCCAATTGCTATGTCATTTTTCTTAGGTCCCAAAATTTCAGTCTTTGCAGTActctcattggattttcaaaataCTCAAGGTCATCCCTTTGAGCAATGCAAgacctagaaaataaaatcaatctAGGCCAAAGAAACAAAACCCAGGAGAAacacaattcaaaatcaaaacccaagagAAACCCAATACTATGAAACTTGTTTTCTAATGTACTTTTTTTTAGTGAGTTCTTTGATTTTAATAGTTTTCTGGGAGCCCATTTTGTGGTTTTCTTCAAGActgattctttttgttttgggaaTTTAGCGCTATGTAGAAAGATAGGATTTTTGTGATTGTATGTTGGTCTGTTCTTTGCAGCTGTGATGCCCTCTTTCTATgtaaaaaaaatctataatGGCTTTTGCTATATGATTTGTTAATGCCCTCTTTCTatgaaattcattttatctcaTGACCAAACAGTAAGATCAGCAagattcaatttattttttatttggatCCAAACTAGAATTTTCACAAAAGAGTTTTGGGGAAAAttcatttgattaattaaaatcATTTCTTTGGGTATGCCCAGAATAATGAGAAAGAAAGATGAATAGATCAATGAGAACAAGAAAGGCGGAGAGggtagaggaagaagacgagaggTGGAGAGGGTGGAAAAAACTATTATTCAGCTCTTGGATACCACATGCAGCGCCTAATGCAATATTCTATGGACAAAGATGATCTGATGAACTTTATGCTACTGTGTGTAGGTGCAAAAGGGTGATCCTGCTATTGCTCTAGCAATTTTGCTGTGGGAATGATGCGATTTtcaatgtttttaatttcattcatGGATGGACAGATCTAATTGCTACTACTCATGTTCCTGCTATTGCTACTGTAAATGAAGCTGCTATTGAACCAAAAACATGTTCAGCAATAAttcaataaagaagaaaaagaatcctACTACTGCTTATTGACATATCTAATTGTTTCTGCTCCTGCTCCTGCTCCTGCTACTGCAAATGAAGCTGCTACTGAACCAAGGACACGATcagcaataaagaagaaaaagtatcCTACTACTGCTACTAAACCGAGGACACGTTCAACTGCTCTTGCTACTACTACTGCTCCTGTTACTATAAATGAAGCTGCTACTGAACTGAGAATACGTTCAGccataaataagaaaaagaagtttAACGAAGAGCGCTGAGATTCTCTCTCTTAGCAACGTGTAAAAGGATTggatgagtatgagtgcagcgagtgtagtaacaggattggacgagtgcagtagcaggattaggggatgacaagtgcagtagcaggattaggcgatgacaagtgcagtagcaggattggacgatgacgagtgcagtagcagaacacgagtacgaggGCAGTTGCAGAACTAGATGGAGTATGAGtgtagcgagtgcagtagcaggattagacgaGTGTAGTAGTAGGATTAGACAATCACAAGTGCAGTAGAGGAACatgagtagcagaactggacatgagtacaagtgcagtagcagaacttgacgagtatgagtgcagcgagttcAGTAGCAGGAATGGATGAGTGCAAtagtaggattaggcgatgagattagagtagtaggagagtgaggtcttgtgaagtaacataaagaaattattctcaaggaaaaaaaaagtaatataaacatattattctcaaggaaaaaaataagtaacataaagggattattctcagaaaaataaataaataaataaaagaattagaagtcaaaataagtaattaagggtaaaaaagtaaattaactcatgacatttgacaagtggagagcagattgtccttacTTGTAAGATTTAATCATTATAAAAGGATTAGAAgttaaaagaagtagttaagggtaaaaaagtaaattaactcatgacatgtgccAAGTGGATagcacattgtccttatttgtaagatttagtccttatatgtttaattcaatctttaatgatgtatttgtttagtcatcttttgtcaataacttatatgtaatttgttatttaataaatgggtattGACAAGGTGACATGAAACAGACAAACAAGCATGTAAATGAGCCGTTTCTGGAGAAATTTATCTCACAAAAGCTAGTGTTAGTCTAATGGGCTGTTTAGCAGTTAGAACTTAGAACCATTTAGATTCTTCTGGTAACTAACCGGGTTGCTCCTGCTCTTCAAAACTGAATAACGGAGCTTCCAAGTATCAAGCAAGATTCATGGCAGATTCTAGTGATTTGTGGCCAGAGCATCCCACATCAAGTCCCAATTTTGTATTTAGTCCGCGGATAAAGAGGTTAAAGATCAACTGTTCAGTAGGCAACTCAGGTACTTGCGCAGGTAATCTTTAGAACTCTTTTTGTAACTCTTTCACTGAACCCTTCTGATCAAGCAGGCAAAGATCAACAAAAAGGGACAAAGTGCTCCAAAAATAGCTTCACAAAATGTGTCCATGAATCCAAGCTGTGATACGACTCGTACCAGCACATCCATGGACTTGCATCCCCAAGTAAGTGGAGGGAGGCAATCTGTACTTTCTCCTTGTAAGGAGTTTTGAGGTGTTTAAATTAACGCTAGCAGATTAGGATCCAGTCCAGGGGTTTTCTTTTCCTCCATGCCAGTGAAACACATGGAAGCTCAATGGCAACCTTCCGACGTTGATACCAGGAACTGATTATTTGGAGGCCATAGTGTTTATGGACTTTGGTTGCTTGAGTTGCGAGGCAGGAGCGTAACATAGTGAATGTTATGATGAAAGACCCATGTCAAACCCTAAGACAAGAGCAATATTCTAAAAGCATAAGTCAAAACGTTAACTAGAATCTTACTAGGAATGTGAAGCAGGAAAGCAATCCAACCCAAAGGAGAATATACAGGTTTTTCTTCTCGATTAAATCCTAAAGTACCTCATTGGGATTTGATTTGTTTGCCCCTAATTAAGCTTAAAGTTGCCTGTCTTATAAACCAAAAACCCTGGGGTTTTTAGGGGCTAATCTGGAGAAAGTTCGACCATCCCTACCGGTACTGATGCTTTTCCGTTGCCTAAACCAAGTTTTGTGAACTGAAACCACCAGATTTCACCGAATGGGTCATATCCATGCATTGTGGAGTGATCAGTTTCAAAAGAGACTGGGCTAAACTTCCATTTGATAAAAATTCTgaaatatatgaatatatatagaaATCAAATTTTGtacaataaaaaaattgaaacgctcactaaagtgactacttgattgggaagggatatgcccacgcgtttctatgacaagtttcggattctatcgcggttcatgttggacatgatcttcattagaagcccttaaagagttaagggaaaccgctgaacacttgaaatacgtagtttgagatgaaggattttgggagaacacgattatgtctcggtttagaacttgagcatcgtgtcgatagatgcttaggcattttgacaaggtcaagccttcaagcacccccatgatcgtccgtagtcttgatcctaaaaatgatcatcttcgtcgaaaggatgatgacgaagatgtgctagaggcagaagtgccttacttagtacaataggcgcattattgtacttatcccaatgcacaagaccagacatctcatatgttgtgaacttgttagctagatatagctctgcgccaacgcgatgccattagattggtgtaaaagatatctttcgatatttgagatgtatgattgatatgggcttgttctatccctacaaagagatgatggattcggacccatcacacaccaggtacgccaccaacactggcctgcgtccactatccccatcccaaaacgacatgtgttttggaaggttttgctgatgttgggtatctctctgacccacacaaaggtcattcccaattcggtcaagtgttcaccatgggtaaagaccgtgacatcttggaggtctacaaaatagactctagtcgctatatcttcgaacaatgcagatatcattgctcttcacgaagtggttcgtgaatgtatatggattggatccataattacgcaagttcgaagcaattgtggtttgaagtctaccacagatgagcctacgagcatttaggataatgctgcttgttttgaacaaatgaggcaaggctacatcaaaagcgacaacaccaagcataatcagcaacaacagactctcctcgagatcaaagtgaactagattcaatctgaggaaaGTGAGgcggacttgtttactaagtcattgcccaaatccacgttcgagaagcatgtggcaagaattggcttgtggaaattatctgaactcccatgatcgttgtcatcaaggggaggcgcagacatcagggggagatgtctacatgttcacctcgaaacgtgaagggtgtgttgtgctctttttccccttcgaccgaggttatttttgtcccactgggtttttgttactcggcaaggtttttaacgaggcaacgagagaagcaccgcgtttggataacacaagggggagtgtttaaggatatctctatttgtgtttaatccaaactctaggttacttgacctagtggtaatagggttcaattagaagaatctagagattatctttctttgtatgattctaactctatgcattgtaatcatctatataaagaggcccctattatcaatgagaatacacagcgattatctctcaatttctgattttctaaaacaaatataatattttaGTGATCATTTATTGGATACATTTAGCATGATCCGTATAGGTTGTACGCGTTCTTCAATTGCCAGTACTGGAGGCTACAAACCGCTACCAGCCCAAGTGAGTGATGAAAGGCGTCCAAAATATGTATAGGGTTCAAAAACTGGCCCAACGAATTTGTAACCATTACATCTGTGTCTAACCATTATATTATTACAAAAGTTGTCATGTATTGATGCTAATGAATCCGACGCGCAATGGAAGTTTAGTGAACTCTATGAGGGCCTCTCAGAAAGTTCTATCTCCAAAGCCATCTCGCTTGTATATGTCTCACTGAAAAATCAGGGTGTATGGTGTTCAACGTACTAAAGTTAGTTAATAAAAAAGCTTAGTCAGGAATTCATGATATGAGTGTCTTTGAATAGTGATCAATGTTTCAGGAGTATAAAATAGAAACTCAAGATGAAAAGCGAACTAAAGTAGGCATTGTTgaaacttcatttctttccacCAAACATATAGGAGAAAgaagaatacaagataaacatCAATTATAAGTACCATAAATTCTTGTGTCTGTTAGAATGCTTTCCCCTGTAACCAAACATATCAAAACATTATCGTCCGCCAACTCTGCCTCTGCCTCTGCCTCTGCCTCTGCCTCTGCCTCTGTCACGTCTGGGTACAACATTTTGATTCTGTACATACTGCTGCTCTATATTCAAATCTATAAGTAACGTCACTTGAACCGCAAATATTctgcaacaaaaacaaaaccgaAAACCAATTAGATAACTGTTTTTCTTCATGCATAtgaccccaaaaaaaataaaatactgaAGACAATCTGATATACTTATCACCTGCATGCCGCCTCATAAGCACGATTAAGAAAATCGGGATATCGAGTCCTAATATCAGAATCATATGCCTCCATGCTAGTTTTGGGATGCCAATATACATTCCTTATGAAAATGAGGAGGCACTTGCTGCTATAACCTTTGTAGTTAGACCTCCAACCCTGACGGTTATAATTATAAACTTCTATCAACCGATCGCTCATACCATCATCCCAAGGGTAATACATGTCAAATTGTGTTTTCCTCAAAGCACTATAAAAAATGCCTTTTTTTGTCTTATTGCGATCTCTGATGCGTAGAATGTCGAAAGATGTCTTGACTCTTGCTTCAGCACTAGTCTTCAAATATGGATGTCTAAGAACCATTGAGATGAACATTCTGTAGCtgcgaaagaaaaaaaaaagtacatacatatatatatgatcagATCTAGTAGAAGACTAATATTTATCCAGACTTTTATTATACAAATCAGTAACATATAACTGTGGCTGTCTTCCTATGAAATTGTTAACGTATATACACACGTAACTTACTTTTATACATTTAAAACTAAATATTTAATATCACATATGACGTACCTTAATGTTCGAGCTAATTCGAAGAAATCGAGAAAAGTGTCTCGTTCAATCCAAGCGTCTAGCGTAGCGCTATTCAAAATGTAGGATAGCAAAGATTTAATTCCCATTAAATCAATCAACCTCAGATTAGTTAGTTGTAGGAGCTGTGCTGCTTGATCTTGCTCAGGATCTATCTCCGCCATACGAGTGCTATGCTTGCCGATATTGATAATTTTCACCTCCTTATTTATAACAACGAAGTTGCAGCTTTGGTCCAAACCCCCGTGAAAAAGATTACGCTCGTTGAGATAATTGATTCCTTCTATAAGTGTGCTGCaacacatatatacacacacacaccaataaaaataaataggtTAATTTCACGGATTTATACTAAAACTTTTGTGAATGTGATAAGAAAAGtaaattagacaaaaaaaaaagtgaaatttgtACCAAATGGAAGGGCTAAACTCAGTATTTAGCAAATCATTATCTCTGATCTTTGTTTCGATGTCATCTAACTTTAGCCATTCAGTTAGAAGATGGTCGAATTTCTCATAGCACAAAATCCAACCTTCGAACTTGTCACAATAGCTGACAAACCAAAGCTTTAAAATTGCATCATGTCTTAAGTTTGAGCTTTCCTCCCATATCTTCATTGCTATCTCATCGTCTTTAACAAGGAAAAACCTCGCCTCTCTTTCTTCACTATAAGAGAATGTGATCTTTCCAGAAAAATATGGGTCATCCTCTGTTCTGAATAAAAACTCGTATTGCAGGATGTCCACATTCATGACCTGGGAGGCAAGTTTGGCAACAAATCAAGAATCTTAAGTTAACTCTTTTCAatggaaaaaaaacaaagggtTTAGCTTGCCCAACAAAAAAGTATAGAATCCATGCTACAATCTAGGACTTCATATAAAGTAAGTAATCTATATAATCTCTTAGTTAAATTACAATTATAATACATGATGCTTTCTTACAGATTTATCTGTTGATCATCTGATATGCCACTAGTTAAATTAACATGCATGACAATGCAAAATGCAAAACAATAAATCAGACAGACTAACGACGTTGGGGGCTGCACTGATTATTAGTTGGTTGCATGTCTTCATCAAAATGTAATGAATTCAAGAGAACAATGCTCATTAAGAGTTGTTTGCACAAAACACGAATTAGCCAGTTGCTGAATATATATCTAAATTAACTACATGTTCTAgcattcccttttctttttctcggtcGACCAATATCACAACTCACAAGATGCATGAAAACTAAACTAAGTGCAACCACACAGACCACAAGCCAGTTAATTAATGTATAACCAGCTGTGAAGATCCACTTAGAACTCTTAGGCTCACGCTTCGTGCTAAAAAACATTTacatttatttgttttgattttgttttagatTCCGTTCTTCTTTTAAAAAGTTCCTTAATGGGGTTTCAATTAATGAAGAGTTTATATGTACGAAAATATTCTCCAATCTAATTTTGAAAGAGAACAGTAGGGAAGAGCATGAGTCTTTTTCAGTATTGGTAGAAATAAGAAGAGAGACTACATTTTCAGTGttgaaacacaaaacacaatgcTTAACAAAAGATAACTTTCAAGATTCAACTGCCACCTTAGATTCTCAAGTCtcaaaagatcaaaactttactGCACACACATGTATACACAGTACATACACAGAAATGAtataaaagagagaaaatattcAAATAATAGTTCTTTCGAAATCATGACCACATACCGGGGAGTACTGGGAGTGCTGGATCTACGGTGAGGTTTTCTTTTGGAATTGGAAGATTTGCTGATTTTCGTTTCAAATGATTCTAAGAAACGCTGTTGACGAGCCATCGTACAGGAAGGCCAGAGAGGCCAAGAAATTATCTAGAGAGATTCAGAACCAGAAGTTGGTCGAATGAGAAAGAGCTAAGcaaaagaaggagaaggcataAGTAGTTCCCGGCCTCATTCTTTCagggcctctctctctctgttgcgGCCGCCAAGCTGAAGTTCAACATCGCCAACCGCACCATCGGTTGCCAGAAGAAGCTCGAAATCGATGACTACCACAAAACTTGACAAAGCGGATGAGAAGCCCTTGGAGAAGAATTCAAGGGATATTTCTTTAAGATTATGGGAGGCTGGGACAAGCAAGGGTTCCCAATGAAGCAGGGAGTGTTAGCCGTGGTCACGGAAGGAGGAatggagagaggaggagaaaatCTGTCCGTGGGTGCATTGTCAGCCCTGATCTTTCTGTTCTGAACTTGGTTATTGTGAAGAAGGGTCACAATGATCTTCCTGGTTTGGCCGACACTGAGAAGCCTAGGATGAGAGGTCCAAAGAGGGCATCTAAGATCCGAAAGCTCTTCAATCTCTCAAAGGAGGATGATGTTCGAAAGTATGTGAACACACACAGTAGATAATTCACATCAAACCTGATGGCTAACGAGCAATGAAAGAGCAGAAGGACAGAAGCGTCAAAAATGATAGGAGAGGGTGACAGCTAAGGGGTAAGCATAGTCCAGGACCATGTAATAATTTCCCATCAGGGagcgcgagagagagagagacaagacCGGCGGATAAGTCGCTGGTTACCCGCCGTCAGCAATTGTACTAAACCATTGCTCGCTCAGTGCCTCAGTCCCGTTGCATTTAGATGTTTTGTGATtcaaatttagtttttttttataatttagtTAATTTCTGGGTAGTGGGCTTGCCTGGCGAGTTTGGAAATTATGAATTCACCCATTGTGTAGACTTGGTTGCATGAGTGGCTTTACGTTACTTGGTTGCATCATTAGCTTTGCTGCTGCAAACTTAGCCGCAGGTTTGCTGTTTTCCCATTTCAGGTAAATAGCTTCTCCTAGAAgtaattcatcttttttttttctttgtttttttctcaATATTTTTTTGTCATTACCAATGACATTTTTGGACCACAGGATCACGAAGAACCCTTCATTAACCATAGTTACCATACCCTCAAATCAAAGGACTTGGAATCTTGGATTCAAGACACAAAGAGAAGGTATGGGGCCATGAAAATTTGATGGGGGGATCGAGGGGCTGGGGGATTGATTGCACCTATCATAAGACACGTGATATTCAACTTTCCCACTACAATTATAAGCCAAGTCCCATCCTTTACACCTTTTCGTTCTTTCGATCTATGAATTATACTTCCCTTATACTTCATGCCAAATTTTTGTTATACTATTGAGCGATTTTACAACAACACTAAGGGGTCACGTACGGTAATGTTACTAATGTATAATGGAGCATAAAACTTTGGGATCATAATTCAATGTAGCATGTGTCAATCTTAGAAGTCAGAATAGCATGTTAAATGTCAATCTTCACAACTGATCAACTGCGAATACGTTCGTGGTTTAGGCAACTACATATCAGCATGGGACCAAGCCTAGCTCTCTTCACATTCGTACTGAGCAGTGTAATTTGAGTCATTCTCTAGCTAACGAAAATCGAGTCATtcaacaacttttccggccacaCCTCAAGACCATAGGTTTCAATTCTTGTTTTGGATGATGGCGGACAATTGCTCCCACATAGGCGTTGTAACTGCAAAATCAGATGTTTTCATTCAAAAAATTAGTTTCAATTTATTTGAATCATTCGTCGCTAGTAAAATAAGTAAGATATTTTTGCCCGAAATACTCAACCAAGTTATAGTCAGTATAACCTAACCACAAATCTCATCTCCTACTTCACTAAGACATAATAGAAAAGAGCTAGGGTATATAACTGTATGATATAACCCTGTTACTATACAagcaagaatatacatattgagACTTTTTATTCACAAtatgttaaaaatgattaaattttaCGTTCTATATAGTATATAATTTTAAACTATTTAGTGTCATAATGATACTGTTATACGAGGATATCTCGTATACTCAAAACAGGCTTAAAGCCCAGTCCCTATCAGGTAGATATGAACATAGTTCATACCAGCATTagggatttgaaatttgaattttaaagCTGACTATTTCAGCTAAAAACTTGGAGGGGTCTACCTCTGGAGTCAGGAAAAGCTATTTCCTTTTCTGTGTTCAACTCCACCTGACCGCTTCGAGGGTCTGCTCAGCAGCCAGCCTAGGTTCCTATCAACCTTACTGACACGGCCTGACGGCCCCATTGGGTCGTTTATCAGATGCATTGAAACCATATTGTAGGCTCGCTGCACCTGATCCCACCT
This portion of the Rosa chinensis cultivar Old Blush chromosome 1, RchiOBHm-V2, whole genome shotgun sequence genome encodes:
- the LOC121051001 gene encoding uncharacterized protein LOC121051001, which encodes MKIWEESSNLRHDAILKLWFVSYCDKFEGWILCYEKFDHLLTEWLKLDDIETKIRDNDLLNTEFSPSICTLIEGINYLNERNLFHGGLDQSCNFVVINKEVKIINIGKHSTRMAEIDPEQDQAAQLLQLTNLRLIDLMGIKSLLSYILNSATLDAWIERDTFLDFFELARTLSYRMFISMVLRHPYLKTSAEARVKTSFDILRIRDRNKTKKGIFYSALRKTQFDMYYPWDDGMSDRLIEVYNYNRQGWRSNYKGYSSKCLLIFIRNVYWHPKTSMEAYDSDIRTRYPDFLNRAYEAACRIFAVQVTLLIDLNIEQQYVQNQNVVPRRDRGRGRGRGRGRGRVGGR